Proteins co-encoded in one Sulfuricaulis limicola genomic window:
- a CDS encoding putative bifunctional diguanylate cyclase/phosphodiesterase: MGSFRGRMLYIAAFSIGFMLATSWMAQTRVSEATRQGISNAIDQQEILRVLRDVSGDIWLAENSLHHLPESSMTRGVIALKHLKNALDKTGLLAEVAKRQHSAILQQETQEFIVSLDRLHREVTAVNTAGPLTTLHARAEPLLEKARVTMFRLEKTLAGRSIDDMHLLTQAIERQLQLLWIAALVGIAAIVAWLLLFEYSIRKPVARITGALKAEAEGSRQVMVSPTWTQETGNLVSAFGHMRQQVRARQQRLETILDNAAEGIITFDADGYIESVNKAAEKLFGYSQGEVAGKDLRLILPAQSRENREDYLKHFLRTEIQRLIGHEGEVTGRHKDGTTFPMALKISAMMLEGKQLYTGLVADISERKAMVENLKNMAEHDGLTGLYNRSYFQQELERVVERVKRAGGICCSLLYIDLDNFKYINDTLGHAAGDRLIIEVAGILNKRARKSDLIARIGGDEFTVLLFDTTPMLSIQVAESFRARLADYLFKHSGEQIDIGCSIGVTSISPGTTSAAEVLSQADLACHLAKRGGRNRVHLYNTEDAESAAAMAIDMGWSRRIKEAIEKDRFVLACQPIVNTATREIESYEVLIRMLDERDELIMPSGFLATADRFGLAAEIDKWVIRHAIEGLARQRVTTPRLRYAINLSGRTLTTPGICELIQDKLKDTGLEPSALTFEVTETVAIADMVAADLFLSRLRSMGCQTALDDFGSGMASFAYLKDLPVNSVKIDGRFVKNLATSPVDQAMVKAMNEIAHALGKQTIAEFVENEESFKLLAAYGVDFAQGYHLGRPDVTLPCSALTKGRCAS; encoded by the coding sequence CAAACACGCGTCAGCGAAGCCACGCGGCAGGGGATTTCCAATGCCATCGACCAGCAGGAAATCTTGCGCGTGTTGCGTGACGTCTCCGGCGACATCTGGCTGGCGGAAAACAGCCTCCACCATCTCCCGGAATCGAGCATGACGCGCGGCGTCATCGCCCTCAAACATCTGAAAAACGCGCTCGACAAAACCGGCCTGCTGGCAGAGGTGGCGAAAAGACAGCATTCAGCGATCCTGCAACAGGAAACGCAGGAATTCATCGTCAGCCTCGACCGGTTGCACCGGGAGGTGACGGCCGTGAACACCGCCGGACCGCTGACCACGTTGCATGCCCGTGCTGAACCCCTTCTCGAGAAAGCTCGGGTCACCATGTTCAGGCTGGAAAAAACCCTCGCCGGCCGCAGCATCGATGACATGCACCTGCTGACACAGGCCATCGAGCGCCAGTTGCAATTGCTCTGGATTGCGGCGCTGGTGGGTATCGCCGCCATCGTCGCGTGGCTGCTGCTGTTCGAATACTCCATCCGCAAACCGGTGGCGCGCATCACCGGAGCCCTCAAGGCCGAGGCGGAAGGTTCCCGGCAGGTCATGGTATCTCCCACGTGGACACAGGAAACGGGAAATCTCGTATCCGCCTTCGGCCACATGCGCCAGCAGGTGCGGGCGCGCCAGCAGCGCCTGGAAACCATCCTGGACAACGCCGCCGAAGGCATCATCACCTTCGATGCCGACGGTTACATCGAGAGCGTCAACAAGGCAGCCGAAAAACTGTTCGGTTACAGCCAGGGGGAAGTTGCCGGAAAGGACCTGCGGCTCATCCTGCCGGCGCAGTCACGCGAAAATCGCGAGGATTACCTGAAGCATTTCCTCCGCACCGAAATCCAGCGCCTGATCGGCCATGAGGGCGAGGTGACCGGGCGTCACAAGGATGGCACCACTTTCCCGATGGCGCTCAAGATCAGCGCCATGATGCTGGAGGGAAAACAGCTGTACACCGGTCTGGTGGCGGACATCAGCGAGCGCAAGGCCATGGTCGAGAACCTCAAAAACATGGCCGAGCATGACGGACTCACCGGGCTTTATAACCGCAGTTACTTCCAGCAGGAACTGGAGCGCGTCGTGGAGCGCGTCAAGCGTGCCGGCGGCATCTGCTGTTCCCTGCTTTATATCGACCTGGACAACTTCAAATACATCAACGACACGCTGGGACATGCCGCCGGCGACCGGCTGATCATCGAGGTCGCCGGCATCCTGAACAAGCGCGCGCGCAAAAGCGACCTGATCGCCCGTATCGGCGGCGACGAGTTCACCGTGCTGCTGTTCGACACCACCCCCATGCTGTCGATCCAGGTCGCTGAGTCCTTCCGCGCCAGGCTGGCCGACTACCTCTTCAAACACAGCGGCGAGCAGATCGACATCGGCTGCTCCATCGGCGTAACCAGCATCAGTCCGGGCACGACGTCCGCCGCCGAAGTCCTGTCGCAGGCCGACCTCGCGTGCCACCTGGCCAAGCGCGGCGGCCGCAACCGCGTGCACCTGTATAATACCGAGGACGCCGAAAGCGCCGCCGCCATGGCCATCGACATGGGCTGGTCACGCCGTATCAAGGAGGCCATCGAAAAGGATCGCTTCGTGCTCGCCTGCCAGCCGATCGTCAATACCGCCACGCGCGAAATCGAATCCTACGAGGTGCTGATCCGCATGCTCGACGAGCGTGACGAGCTGATCATGCCTTCGGGATTCCTGGCCACCGCCGATCGTTTCGGGCTAGCGGCAGAAATCGACAAATGGGTCATTCGCCACGCCATCGAAGGCCTGGCCCGGCAGCGTGTCACCACTCCCCGCCTGCGCTATGCCATCAATCTGTCCGGACGTACCCTGACCACGCCCGGCATTTGCGAACTGATCCAGGACAAACTCAAGGACACCGGCCTGGAACCGTCAGCCCTGACCTTCGAGGTGACCGAAACCGTGGCCATCGCCGACATGGTGGCGGCGGATCTTTTCCTGTCGCGCCTGCGGTCGATGGGCTGTCAAACCGCCCTGGACGACTTCGGTTCGGGGATGGCCTCGTTCGCCTACCTCAAGGACCTGCCCGTGAACAGCGTCAAGATTGACGGGCGCTTCGTGAAGAACCTCGCGACCAGCCCGGTGGATCAGGCGATGGTCAAGGCCATGAACGAGATTGCCCACGCGCTGGGCAAACAGACCATCGCCGAGTTCGTGGAAAACGAGGAGAGTTTCAAACTGCTCGCCGCCTATGGCGTGGATTTCGCCCAAGGCTATCACCTGGGAAGACCGGACGTGACGCTGCCCTGCTCCGCCCTCACCAAGGGACGCTGCGCCTCCTGA
- a CDS encoding DUF3187 family protein, which translates to MTALTGGLSRAETVSPPPRPLYSFNQSPLIQIYGLPALGESHVMGPEESTLAVHLQIANHFTGASTSSETLSLDGETRRLTLHWRQGLPGNREWGFELPYVSHNGGFLDMSIEEFHDLLGLPQNGRTDLPRNRIDYRYARQGVNLVDLNHAVSGVGDVRLSAAIPVTMEGASKGYTAAWRASLKLPTGDAAELLGSGSTDLAGWLSAATTRPPDKWNLYGGGGLLLMNEGNVMPAQQRQFVAFGTLGLRLKFLPRLSVNGQLDMHSPFYSDSELRQLGRYAVQGLLGLDWEFAPRTFLAISISEDMVVGAAPDVAFNLSLAMPL; encoded by the coding sequence GTGACGGCCCTGACTGGCGGCTTATCCCGGGCCGAAACGGTCTCCCCGCCGCCACGACCGCTCTACAGTTTTAACCAGAGCCCCCTGATACAGATATACGGCCTGCCGGCGCTGGGGGAGTCACATGTTATGGGTCCGGAGGAATCGACCCTGGCAGTCCATCTGCAGATTGCCAATCATTTCACCGGCGCCAGCACCAGTTCCGAAACCCTCAGCCTGGACGGAGAAACCCGGCGCCTGACGCTGCACTGGCGTCAGGGCCTGCCCGGAAACCGCGAATGGGGTTTTGAACTGCCCTACGTCTCGCATAACGGCGGGTTTCTGGACATGTCCATCGAAGAATTCCATGATTTATTGGGACTGCCCCAGAATGGCCGCACCGACCTGCCGCGCAACCGCATCGATTACCGTTATGCCCGTCAGGGCGTGAATCTGGTCGACCTCAACCATGCCGTCAGCGGCGTGGGCGACGTACGCCTGTCTGCCGCCATCCCGGTAACCATGGAGGGAGCATCCAAGGGCTACACCGCTGCCTGGCGCGCGAGTCTCAAGCTTCCCACCGGCGATGCTGCCGAGCTGCTCGGCAGCGGAAGCACCGATCTGGCCGGCTGGCTGAGTGCCGCCACGACACGCCCGCCGGACAAGTGGAACCTGTACGGTGGTGGCGGCTTGCTGCTGATGAACGAAGGCAATGTTATGCCGGCGCAGCAGCGCCAGTTCGTCGCCTTCGGTACCCTGGGGTTGAGGTTAAAATTTCTGCCGCGGCTGTCCGTCAACGGCCAGCTCGACATGCATAGCCCGTTTTACAGTGACAGTGAACTGCGGCAATTGGGCAGATACGCCGTACAGGGATTGCTGGGTTTGGACTGGGAATTCGCACCGCGGACATTCCTGGCGATTTCGATCTCGGAGGACATGGTGGTCGGCGCAGCACCCGACGTGGCGTTCAACCTGTCCCTGGCCATGCCCTTGTGA
- a CDS encoding SDR family oxidoreductase, producing MKILVTGGAGFIGSHLAERLLAAGERVRVLDDLSTGKRENLPRHEALEFIEGDIRDAGLVDRSAQGMDAVVHLAAVASVQASMDDPVRTHQVNFDGTLNLLEASRRHGIKRFVYACSAAVYGDAAAIPVSEEAATRPLSPYAVDKLAGEHYLLHYHRVHGLAATSFRFFNIYGPRQDPSSPYSGVISIFVERLKRNLPVTVYGDGKQTRDFVYVADLADLLARAARGMEGNGGVFNVGTGRQNSLLDLLASLEKISGKKIERRYEPARAGDIRDSCADVARLMAGFGNVPATPFQQGLKKLLESLGD from the coding sequence ATGAAAATACTGGTTACCGGCGGCGCCGGGTTTATCGGTTCGCATCTGGCGGAACGGCTGCTGGCCGCGGGCGAACGCGTGCGCGTGCTGGACGATCTCTCCACCGGCAAGCGGGAGAACCTTCCTCGCCACGAGGCGCTGGAATTTATCGAGGGAGATATCCGCGATGCCGGACTGGTTGACCGCAGCGCGCAGGGGATGGATGCCGTGGTGCATCTGGCCGCCGTGGCCTCGGTGCAGGCGAGCATGGATGATCCGGTTCGCACGCACCAGGTCAATTTCGATGGCACGCTCAATCTGCTGGAGGCCTCACGCCGGCACGGCATCAAGCGGTTTGTCTATGCCTGCTCCGCCGCGGTGTATGGCGATGCCGCCGCCATTCCGGTGTCGGAGGAGGCGGCAACCCGGCCACTGTCGCCGTATGCCGTGGACAAGCTGGCCGGCGAGCATTACCTGCTGCACTACCACCGGGTCCACGGCCTCGCTGCCACGTCGTTCCGGTTTTTCAACATCTACGGCCCGCGCCAGGATCCGTCCTCGCCTTATTCGGGCGTCATCAGCATTTTCGTCGAGCGCCTGAAGCGGAATCTGCCGGTGACAGTGTACGGGGACGGAAAACAGACACGCGATTTCGTTTACGTCGCCGATCTGGCCGATCTGCTGGCGCGCGCCGCGCGCGGCATGGAAGGCAACGGCGGTGTTTTCAACGTCGGCACCGGCCGGCAGAATTCGCTGCTGGACCTGCTGGCTTCTCTCGAAAAAATATCCGGGAAAAAAATCGAGCGGCGATACGAACCGGCGCGCGCCGGCGATATCCGGGATTCCTGCGCCGATGTCGCGCGCCTCATGGCAGGCTTCGGCAACGTGCCGGCGACGCCCTTTCAGCAAGGCCTGAAAAAACTGCTCGAGTCTCTCGGCGATTGA
- a CDS encoding fibronectin type III domain-containing protein produces the protein MPNAAALTWDAVPATNLSGYRVYYGTTPGTYQQAPGQGLSVGNITTYTLMGLSNGTRYYFAVTAFDTAGNESGYSNEVFKDIP, from the coding sequence TTGCCAAACGCCGCCGCACTGACGTGGGACGCCGTCCCCGCCACCAATCTTTCGGGTTACCGTGTTTATTACGGCACAACGCCGGGAACCTACCAGCAGGCCCCCGGACAAGGGCTGAGCGTGGGTAATATCACCACCTATACGCTGATGGGCCTGAGCAACGGCACACGCTACTATTTCGCCGTGACCGCCTTCGATACGGCGGGGAATGAAAGCGGTTATTCGAATGAAGTTTTCAAGGACATTCCCTGA
- a CDS encoding glycoside hydrolase family 140 protein, which translates to MKLLWLSIRTRILSLFFLGLFISVALTPGQANAAPNYPLKLSPNGLHLVDQTNQPFFMNGDSAWSLISQLSQADADAYLSDRAQKGFNLVLVNLIEHKFATNAPANLAGQVPFAAAGDFSAPVEAYFAHADWVIKKAAEKGIVVLLAPIYLGYDCGSEGWCSDVKSSSLATMRSYGRYVGNRYKNFPNIIWLIGGDADPVANGVAAKLREFVAGVREVDTGHLMTAHNARNQAAMDVWTTDSWLDINNIYTSGSEYQAALTQYNRTGAKPFFLLESNYENQAGITPLNLRQQAYWSVLSGGIVGHIFGNCPMWHFNAPSTSSFCTGSTWKSQLNSTGSITLAHVGRLFLSRAFYLLVPDQAHSVLTAGFQSGTSYAAAARASDGSSVIAYIPTNRTVTIDLTKIAGASVRAWWFNPRTAVATLINTYPASGTKTFTPPDSNDWVLVLDNASLNLPAPGALSQAPAAPTNLRVVS; encoded by the coding sequence ATGAAACTTCTCTGGCTGTCCATACGCACACGAATCTTATCGCTGTTTTTTCTCGGGCTGTTTATTTCTGTCGCACTAACTCCAGGCCAGGCAAATGCGGCGCCAAATTACCCGCTGAAACTGAGCCCTAATGGGCTGCACCTCGTGGATCAGACGAACCAGCCGTTCTTCATGAATGGCGATTCCGCGTGGTCACTGATTTCCCAGCTCTCTCAGGCCGACGCTGACGCTTATTTATCGGACCGCGCGCAGAAGGGATTCAATCTTGTTCTCGTAAACCTGATTGAACACAAATTCGCCACGAATGCACCGGCCAACCTCGCCGGTCAGGTGCCATTTGCCGCCGCCGGCGACTTCAGCGCTCCCGTCGAAGCATATTTTGCCCACGCCGATTGGGTCATCAAGAAGGCCGCGGAAAAAGGCATCGTTGTCCTGCTGGCGCCGATTTATCTGGGATACGACTGTGGCAGTGAAGGCTGGTGCTCCGATGTAAAGTCGAGCTCATTGGCCACCATGCGCAGTTACGGCCGGTACGTGGGCAATCGTTACAAGAACTTCCCGAATATCATCTGGCTCATCGGTGGCGATGCCGACCCTGTGGCCAACGGCGTGGCGGCAAAGCTGCGTGAATTTGTTGCCGGTGTGCGGGAGGTTGATACCGGCCATCTGATGACGGCGCATAACGCGCGCAATCAGGCGGCAATGGACGTATGGACGACGGATTCATGGCTCGATATCAACAACATCTACACATCCGGCAGCGAGTATCAGGCGGCGCTGACGCAGTACAACCGGACCGGCGCCAAGCCATTCTTTCTCCTGGAAAGCAATTACGAGAATCAGGCCGGCATTACCCCGCTCAATTTGCGGCAACAGGCATACTGGTCCGTGTTATCAGGCGGAATCGTGGGACACATATTCGGAAATTGCCCCATGTGGCATTTCAACGCGCCTTCCACATCAAGCTTTTGCACCGGTTCCACCTGGAAATCGCAACTCAATTCCACGGGATCAATCACGTTGGCTCATGTGGGCCGACTCTTTCTCTCGCGGGCTTTTTACCTGCTCGTGCCCGATCAGGCGCATTCCGTGCTGACAGCGGGTTTTCAGTCCGGGACAAGCTATGCGGCAGCGGCACGGGCAAGCGACGGGTCGTCGGTCATTGCCTATATTCCCACAAATCGCACCGTCACCATTGACCTCACGAAAATTGCCGGCGCCTCCGTGCGCGCCTGGTGGTTTAACCCGCGCACGGCGGTGGCAACATTAATCAACACCTATCCCGCCTCGGGCACAAAAACCTTCACTCCACCCGACTCCAACGACTGGGTGCTTGTTCTGGACAATGCCTCGCTGAATCTGCCGGCTCCTGGAGCACTGTCGCAGGCACCCGCTGCGCCGACAAATCTGCGTGTAGTCTCCTGA
- a CDS encoding Ig-like domain-containing protein, whose translation MEMLRPGRTRIVNSLQAVVLILMLPVMLAACGGGAEAETQANSLPANTTSPDTTSPVVTISGPTSASSYSTSSATVALSGTASDSVGVTQVTWSNSRGGSGTASGTVSWNSGNITLQGGSNTLTVTARDAAGNTATDTLVITYSTSTPGDTTAPSVSITSPTSSATYTTASSTLSLGGSASDNVGVTQVTWSNSRGGSGTASGTTSWSVSGITLLGGSNTLTVTARDAAGNVNTDTLTVTYNAPDTTSPTVSITSPTSSAAYTTSSSTLSLGGTASDNVGVTQVTWSNSRGGSGTASGTTSWSVSGITLLGGSNTLTVTARDAAGNVNTDTLTVTYNAPVISNTAILTWDAVPATNLSGYRVYYGTTPGTYQQAPGQGLSVGNITTYTLMGLSNGTRYYFAVTAFDTAGNESGYSNEVFKDIP comes from the coding sequence ATGGAAATGCTTCGCCCCGGTCGCACGCGAATCGTCAATTCGTTACAAGCTGTCGTTCTGATCCTGATGCTCCCGGTGATGCTTGCCGCCTGCGGCGGCGGCGCCGAAGCAGAAACTCAAGCGAATTCGCTCCCGGCCAACACCACGAGCCCGGATACCACCTCGCCCGTAGTTACGATTTCCGGCCCCACCAGCGCTTCGAGTTACAGCACCAGCAGCGCCACGGTTGCACTGAGCGGCACTGCCAGTGATAGCGTCGGCGTGACGCAGGTGACCTGGTCGAACAGCCGGGGTGGCAGCGGCACCGCCAGCGGTACCGTCTCCTGGAACAGCGGCAACATCACCCTGCAGGGCGGCAGCAACACCCTCACGGTTACAGCGCGCGACGCGGCCGGTAATACCGCCACCGATACCCTGGTGATCACCTATTCCACCAGCACGCCCGGCGACACCACCGCCCCCAGCGTCTCCATCACCTCGCCCACGAGCAGCGCGACCTATACCACTGCCAGCAGCACGCTGAGCCTGGGCGGTTCCGCCAGCGATAACGTGGGTGTCACGCAGGTAACCTGGTCGAACAGCCGGGGTGGCAGCGGCACCGCCAGCGGCACGACGTCGTGGAGCGTCTCCGGCATCACCCTGCTGGGCGGCAGCAACACCCTAACGGTGACGGCGCGTGACGCGGCGGGGAACGTGAACACCGATACGCTGACGGTGACGTATAACGCGCCGGACACCACCAGCCCGACAGTCTCCATCACCTCGCCCACCAGCAGCGCCGCCTACACCACAAGCAGCAGCACCCTGAGCCTGGGCGGCACAGCCTCGGATAATGTCGGCGTGACGCAGGTAACCTGGTCGAACAGCCGGGGTGGCAGCGGCACCGCCAGCGGCACGACGTCGTGGAGCGTCTCCGGCATCACCCTGCTGGGCGGCAGCAACACCCTAACGGTGACGGCGCGTGACGCGGCGGGGAACGTGAACACCGATACGCTGACGGTGACGTATAACGCGCCGGTGATATCCAATACCGCCATCCTGACGTGGGACGCCGTCCCCGCCACCAATCTTTCGGGTTACCGTGTTTATTACGGCACAACGCCGGGAACCTACCAGCAGGCCCCCGGACAAGGGCTGAGCGTGGGTAATATCACCACCTATACGCTGATGGGCCTGAGCAACGGCACACGCTACTATTTCGCCGTGACCGCCTTCGATACGGCGGGGAATGAAAGCGGTTATTCGAATGAAGTTTTCAAGGACATTCCCTGA
- a CDS encoding right-handed parallel beta-helix repeat-containing protein, giving the protein MTIKPSLWRLPVFQGLIMAVAIMTGQILIASPAYAATYYVATSGSNTNAGSSTAPFQTIQKGLSALSAGDTLVIRNGTYSGSSNSLANLPNGSSGNYITIMAENEGGAIITAGLGMSSSNQYLVFQGLRLQDTTQKDILGNHIKWLRTEFKGGPSGGNTMAVVVGTNDVGTTADILLEDVWVHGFGGRYKILVYNSSRVVIRRAVTRYDGTVTASGEPQANITVYDSDSVEVQNSIAIDGITGTGTEEFVAAYYNICNGTGSVPVRNYTHRGNIALKPTGYTMASEGNCTISNEVIMDVAGAGGTYGISQLKGSGTQYTRVTLIGSRGDGFGIFGGSAKVQDSIVANQSGQAYNGITPLTSIAYNNGGNTGGTVLNPFTSGLLYLPRIESGSILSLGGTAGQRGAQIIKRIGTPGTLYGESGYSTTTATDLWPWPNEARIKKEMCADAGVTRGFCASASLTDYVFSYLGNPNPYGGGVISLSPPPNLRVQ; this is encoded by the coding sequence ATGACTATCAAACCTTCACTTTGGCGACTGCCCGTTTTCCAGGGGCTCATCATGGCGGTTGCCATCATGACGGGACAAATCTTGATCGCATCGCCGGCATACGCCGCGACGTATTATGTCGCTACCAGCGGCAGCAATACCAATGCAGGAAGCTCCACGGCTCCGTTTCAGACCATCCAGAAAGGTCTCTCGGCGCTCTCGGCGGGCGACACTCTTGTGATCCGCAATGGCACCTACAGCGGTTCCTCGAACAGTCTGGCGAATCTCCCGAACGGTTCCTCCGGGAATTACATTACGATCATGGCGGAAAATGAAGGCGGCGCGATCATCACGGCGGGGCTGGGAATGTCCAGCTCAAACCAGTATCTGGTCTTTCAGGGGCTTCGCCTGCAGGATACCACCCAAAAAGACATCCTCGGGAATCATATCAAGTGGCTCAGAACCGAATTCAAAGGGGGGCCATCAGGCGGTAACACCATGGCAGTGGTGGTGGGAACGAATGACGTCGGTACAACTGCTGATATCCTGCTGGAAGACGTCTGGGTTCACGGATTTGGCGGCCGCTATAAAATCCTCGTCTATAACTCTTCGCGGGTAGTCATTCGCCGGGCCGTCACAAGATACGACGGCACGGTTACGGCGTCAGGTGAACCGCAAGCCAATATTACCGTTTATGATTCTGACAGCGTGGAAGTCCAGAATTCCATCGCCATTGACGGTATTACCGGCACAGGCACAGAGGAGTTTGTCGCGGCCTATTACAACATTTGCAACGGAACCGGCTCTGTGCCCGTCAGGAATTACACTCATCGCGGCAACATCGCGCTCAAGCCGACCGGTTACACCATGGCGTCCGAGGGAAACTGCACCATCTCCAACGAAGTGATCATGGATGTTGCTGGCGCGGGCGGCACATATGGTATTTCCCAGCTCAAAGGCAGCGGTACCCAGTACACCCGCGTAACGCTCATCGGATCCAGGGGCGATGGTTTTGGCATATTCGGTGGCAGCGCCAAGGTTCAGGATTCAATCGTGGCGAATCAGTCCGGCCAGGCATATAACGGGATCACCCCGTTAACCTCGATCGCCTACAACAATGGCGGGAACACCGGCGGAACCGTACTGAACCCTTTTACCAGCGGCCTGCTTTACCTGCCGAGAATCGAGTCGGGATCGATTCTTTCCCTTGGCGGCACCGCGGGTCAACGCGGCGCCCAGATCATCAAGCGTATCGGCACGCCCGGAACTCTTTACGGTGAATCAGGTTACTCAACCACGACCGCCACGGATCTTTGGCCATGGCCCAATGAGGCCAGAATCAAGAAGGAAATGTGCGCCGATGCGGGCGTCACCCGGGGGTTTTGCGCGTCCGCGTCGCTGACGGATTACGTCTTCAGCTATCTCGGCAACCCGAATCCCTATGGCGGAGGGGTGATTTCACTCTCTCCGCCGCCCAACCTCAGGGTGCAATAG
- a CDS encoding glycosyltransferase family 4 protein, whose protein sequence is MGRSTTTRAEDTASVRNFHLPGRPLHVLYHHRTQGRGAEGNHIVSVVSALRQLGHQVRVISPGGVDPFSKDTAPVDKASTKVTGISRVWRFVSRHFPNWLFELAEMAYNIPAYFRVSRELRAVRYDLVYERYAFFLVAGAFAAARHGVPFLLEVNEVSGVPERARKQSFMRLCNAFERMLFRRCSRIHAVSSYLADRAREAGASSGQLAVVPNGFDMNRIPATPRREELRRRFGLDGTFVLGFAGWFDDWDRLSNLVEVMARILKVSPDFRLCLIGDGRGRAAAAARAAELGIADKIIFTGAVARAEVYDYLSMLDVGVLPNSNMFGSPMIMFEMMGLGIPLVLPRLPPIEDVHKHGQTALLFEPLNVEECSECVLSLFANVSLRERIAAAAKTRLLEEHSWIRTVEKILDLEPPA, encoded by the coding sequence ATGGGGCGGTCGACGACAACACGCGCGGAAGATACGGCTTCGGTCAGGAATTTTCATCTGCCAGGTCGGCCGTTGCACGTTCTCTACCATCATCGTACCCAGGGGAGAGGCGCTGAAGGCAACCATATTGTCAGCGTGGTGAGCGCGCTTCGCCAACTGGGTCACCAGGTCAGGGTGATCTCACCCGGTGGCGTCGATCCGTTCTCGAAAGATACAGCGCCGGTGGACAAGGCCAGCACGAAGGTAACAGGAATCAGCCGGGTGTGGCGGTTCGTCAGCCGGCACTTTCCCAACTGGCTGTTTGAACTCGCCGAGATGGCCTACAACATTCCCGCTTATTTCAGGGTTTCCCGGGAATTGCGCGCGGTGCGCTACGATCTGGTATACGAGCGCTACGCATTTTTCCTTGTTGCCGGAGCGTTTGCCGCGGCACGGCATGGCGTGCCGTTCCTGCTGGAGGTAAATGAGGTTTCCGGGGTCCCCGAGCGTGCGAGGAAGCAGTCGTTCATGCGCCTCTGCAATGCATTCGAGAGAATGCTGTTCCGCCGCTGCTCCAGAATTCATGCCGTCTCGTCTTATCTGGCGGACCGGGCGCGCGAAGCGGGCGCTTCATCGGGTCAGCTGGCGGTCGTCCCAAACGGTTTTGACATGAACCGGATTCCGGCCACTCCCCGGCGCGAAGAGCTGCGGCGGCGGTTTGGCCTCGACGGTACATTCGTGCTCGGGTTTGCCGGCTGGTTCGACGACTGGGATCGACTGTCCAACCTGGTGGAGGTCATGGCGCGAATTCTCAAAGTCAGCCCCGACTTCCGTTTGTGCCTGATAGGTGACGGGCGTGGCCGCGCCGCTGCCGCCGCCCGCGCTGCCGAGCTGGGAATAGCGGATAAGATCATCTTCACGGGCGCCGTAGCCCGCGCGGAAGTGTACGATTATCTCAGCATGCTGGATGTTGGCGTGCTTCCGAACTCCAACATGTTCGGATCGCCAATGATCATGTTTGAGATGATGGGGCTGGGGATCCCATTGGTGCTGCCGCGCCTGCCGCCCATCGAGGATGTGCACAAGCACGGCCAAACAGCTCTGTTGTTCGAGCCCCTTAACGTCGAGGAATGCAGCGAGTGCGTGCTGTCGTTGTTTGCGAACGTGTCATTGCGGGAACGTATCGCCGCTGCCGCAAAAACCAGGTTGCTTGAGGAACATTCGTGGATTCGGACTGTGGAAAAAATCCTCGATCTTGAACCCCCGGCATGA